Sequence from the Saccharopolyspora pogona genome:
GGACTCACGGCCCCGGGACTCACTCCGCGCGCAACTCGACGACCCGCACGACGTTCGTCCTACTCGGACCGGTTGGGGGAAGTCGTCGTAGGTGCTGGCGTAGTAGCGGTACAGGGTTGCGCGAGTGACTCCGAGGAGTTCGGCGGCTTGGGGTGAAGCGATCAACCTCTGAAGTTATTGATCGGGAACTTAAGGGTGTGATCTTCGTTGGTCTGGCGTGATCGTTGGTGTGCGGGACGCGCGGAGGTTATCGCCTGAGGCGTAGGAGGATCTGCGGCGCAGGGTGGTCGCGGCTGTCCATGGTGGGATGGCGCAGGTCGAGGCGGTGCGGGTGTTCGCGGTAGCGCCGCAGTCGGTGTCCAGATGGGTGCAGGTGTGGCGGAAACAGGGTTCGAAAGGGTCTTGCCGGGCGTCGGCGGGGTCGCAGGCCCGGTGAGCAGAAAGCGTTGAATGCCCGCCGGCAGCGCAAGCTGCGGTATGCGGTGGCCGAGCACACCCCGGCCACGTTCGGGCTGGCTGGGGTGGTGTGGACCCGCAAGGCGGTGGCCGAGTTGATCCGGGTGCGGCACGGCGTCGTGTTGAGTTTGCGCACCGTCGGCAACTATCTGCGTTCCTGGGGTTTGTCGCCGCAGAAGCCGATCCGCAGGGCCTACGAGCAGGATCCCGAGGCCGTGCGCCGGTCCGTTGTGGCGCGCCACGCACACGCCGAACTGGCACCACCACGGGAAAGCCCGAAACCACCACCGCCGCGCCCGCTACATCGGCCTACCCAAAACCCACCTGGCTCACGTCCTCGCCGCCACCGCCATCAACCTCGTCCGACTCGACGCGTGGTGGACCGGCACACCCCTGGGAGGCACCAGAACCTCCCACCTCGCCGCCCTCGACTTCGAACTGGCCGCATGATCGAAATTGAGCAACAGAGTCCTTTAGCGCCGAAGAACACGGCAGGCGTCCCCAGCTCGCGCAGCAGCTCCGGGCGCGGGTCGGACACCCGGAGGTTTGTGAGCACCACGCCGTCGACCCGCCGCTGTCGACCCGCCGCTCCGCCCACCAGCGCCGGTAGATGGCCAGTTCCGTTTCGGTTTCCGCAGCCAGCGCGAGCTGCAGGGAGAACCCGTCCACGGACAGCGTCTGCTCCAAGCCGGCCACCATCTGCATGAAGAACGGTTCGGTGCGCAGCATCTCCGGGGAGCGGGCGTGCACGATTCCGACGTTGGCCGCGCGGTCGTTGGACAGCGCCCGGGCAGCGCTGCTCGCCCGCCAGCCCATCAGGCCGCGACGTCGAGGATCCGCTCCCTGGTCTCCGGTGAAACGCCGGCCCGACCGTTGAGCGCGTAGGAGACGGCGGCTTTCGAAGCCCCGACCGCCCGCGCGATGTCGATGATCGTCGGCCGCTTCACCCGGTGCTCCTTCCAGGCCCGGCCCGCACCGGCGAACCTCGGGACGGCGCGACAAACGCAGTGGGGCGTCCCCGGTCGCAGCGTACTCGGCGTGGGTTTGTGCCTGTCGCACCGAACCGTGCGGCGCGATGGCGCGGCGCTGATCCACTGTGGATCGCTGATCCACGAGCGGTGCGACGGCGGGGCTCGTAGGCTTGTCGGGTGGCGAATCACAGCAGTGACCTGGCCACACCCGACGGAGAACGCGCTGGTTGGCTGCCGCGGGGTCTGGTCGTACTCCTGGGGATGGCCTCGGCGGTCGTGGTCATCGCCGGGGTTCGGGCGGCCGCTTGGCTGATCGCGCCTACGTTCCTCGCGCTGGTCATCGTGATCGCGACGAACCCGGTTCCGGCATGGCTGGTCCGGAAGGGCTGTCCGCGCTGGCTGGCCACCGCGGTGCTGGTCGTGCTGGTGTACGCGGTGCTCATCACGTTCGCCTTGGTCGTGTTCGTCTCGGTGGCCCGCTTGGCGGAGATCCTCCCGCACTACGCGCAACGCGCCGACGCGCTCGGCGCCGAAATGGCCCAGGCGCTCGCGAAGTTCGGCATCGGGCCGGAGCAGATCAAGACCGCCGCGAGCAAGGTGAACTACACCAACCTGGCCGGGATCGTCGGCGGCCTGCTGTCCGGGGTGGCGAGCGTGAGCACCAACCTGGTGTTCCTCCTGGCGCTGCTGTTGTTCCTGGGCATCGAGACCAGCGGGGTCGGCCGCAGGCTCGGAATCGTGTCCGACCGGCATCCGCGGATGGCCGGGGCGCTGGGCGGTTTCATCTGCGGCACCCGCAGCTACCTGGTGGTCTCCACGGTCTTCGGACTGATCGTCGCGGTGCTGGACACCATCGCCTTGGCGCTGCTCGGGGTGCCGTTGCCGGTGCTGTGGGGGCTGCTGGCGTTCGTCACCAACTACATCCCGAACGTCGGTTTCATCATCGGCCTGGTGCCGCCGGTCCTCCTCGCCCTGCTCCAAGGCGGCTGGCAGTTGGCGGTCGTCGTGGCCGTTGTCTACGCGGGGCTCAACTTCATCGTGCAAAGCCTGGTCCAGCCGCGCTTCGTCGGCGAAGCCGTGGGACTTTCGGTCACCGTGACCTTGTTGTCGCTGGTGTTCTGGACCTGGGTGGTCGGGCCGCTGGGCGCGGTGCTGGCCATCCCGTTGACGCTGCTGGTCAAGGCGCTGCTGGTGGACAGCGACCCGCGCGCGGCGTGGGCGTACGCCTTCCTCGTCTCGGACCGGGTCAGCACCGAGGAGATCAACCGCCGGTGGCGACGAGGAGAATGAAGATCAGGTAGAGCAGCAGCGGCAGCGCGGCGAGGAACGCCGAGTAGACCGGCCTTGAACGCGGTGGTCGGGGTCGCGGACAGCAGTGTGCAGAGCCATTTCGGTGGTTCCGCCGTCTTGCACGCCAGGTAGTTCCGCACCGCGACCAGCACCAGCAGGGCGATGAGCACGATCTGTTTCCGGCGACTCGCCATCAACGGGCACAACGGCCGAGCAGTGCAAGCAGCCAATACGCGAGCGATCAGCACGCCGACGGCCGTCGCCAGGACCACGTGAGGACGCGACGGACACCCGCACCGCGCGCGACGTGGTCACGAACACGATTGCGGATATGATCTGCGGTCCCGCCATCATGGTGATGGCCAGGGGCAGGACTTGCAGGTGCACTGGTCGCCTACGCGCCGCGGGATCAGCGGACTACCTGCGGCTGACCTCTCGGCCGTGGGCGGCCAATGCGTAGATCACGATCACGTCGAGCACGATCACGACCGCCGACCACAGCGGATACGCCGTGATGAAGGCGAGGTTGGCCAGCACGCTGATCATCGCCATGACGATCGCCACGGCACGTGCCCAGGTGCGACCGCCGAACAGCCCGATTCCGGTGAGGACGAGCACGGCACCCGTGATCAGGAAGCTCCAGCCGACCCCGGCGTAGCTGATCTGGACCGCCCCGGCCGGCATCACGTACGTCATGCCGGAGCGGGCGAACGCGATCACCCCGTTGATCACCTGGACGATGCCGGCCAGCAGCAGGACGACGGCCGCGAAGTACACCCATCCCACCCATCCGGTGTGCGTGCGTCGTGCTCCGTGCGTTGTCATGTCCCCGCCCCCTCCGCTCGCCCGGACTGCTCGGATCAGCAGGCCGGCCAGGCATGCGCTCTGCCAGTAACTCACCGTGCGGGAGCTGGAACTGCCGGTTCCAGGGGCCAAAGGCCCCGGCTCGCAGATCGGGGACGGCGCAGAGTCGTCGTGCCGGGAAGCTGGTCCGATGCATCGGGATGCCGAGGTGCCGATGCCGTGCGCCCCGCCTCCTGCGGCGGGCAAGATCGTCCGCTGCCGCCACGATCCGGTCAGCATCGCGATTCTGGTCCTCGGCTTGTCGGGCCTCAAGCTGCCGTCCGCGCCGGCCAGGCTCCGGTGCGGGTGAAGCCGGTCAGGGCGGTTGTGGGCGTGGTCAGGTCCCAGGCCTTGGCGGCTGTCCATCCGTCGTCGTAGTACGTCTCGGTGTACGGGCGGCCGGAGCCAGCGGCGATCATCACCACCGAGCCCGGCGCGCCCGCCTCGCGCATGCGGGGCAGCAGGTGGAACGCGCCCCACAGGTTCGCGCCGGTGGAAGGGCGGGGTGGAGGCCGGTGGTCGCCGCGAAGTAGCGCATCGCGGCCACGCTCGCCACGTCGGGCACGGGGATCACCGGGTCGACCGATGCGGCGTCGAAGGCCGGCTCCATCCGGGGTCTGCCGATTCCCTCGATGCTCGAAGGCATTCCGGTCGCGTAGTCGGCGCAGTTCGTCGCCCAGCCGGGGAAGTATGCCGATTGTTCCGGATCCACCACCGCCACTCGCGTCGGAAAGCCGTGATAGCGCAGGTATCGGCCCACGGCCCGAGAGCTCGCGCCCGTGCCTGCGCCAAGGACGATCCACACCGGCGGTGGCCCGGTCACGTCCCGGAGGATTTCGGCGGCAAGGCCGTAGGGGCGGTCCGGGTTCGCGAATCGATCGTTTCCGCGATGTCGGTGAAGTGGTCGAGGTAGTGGCCGCCGCTGTCGGCGGCATGAGCTCTCGCCCGGTCGTAAACGGCGAGCGGCGGGTCGGCCGGGAGGCAGGCACCGCCTTGTTCGGTGATCCGAGTGCGCTTGGCCTCGTCGTGTTGTGCGGTACGACGGCGGTGAACTCCAGGTCCATGATCGGGCGGATCGGCGGGGCGGTCGCGCCGCCCCGCCGATGCCATGTCGCGCTCAGGCCGCGACCAGTTGGGGCTCCGCCCGCACGACCCGGTCTTCGGGCGTGATGCGCCGAACGGTCGCCGGCTTGCGCTTCGCGTTGCGCTCCAGGGTTGCCGAGACCACGGCCAGTGCGAGGCCGAGCACCGAAAGAGCCGAGCCGACCAGGTTCGGCGAAAGCAGCCCGAGGCCGTGCGCGATCGCCAGACCGCCGGCGTAGGCGCCGATCGAGTTCGCGACGTTGAATGCGGACTGCAGGGCTGCCGACACGAGCGCCGGTGCGCGACCGGCCTTCTCCATGACGACGGCCTGCATGATCGGAGCCACCATGAACCCGGCGGTGCCGATCAGGAAGACCGTCACCGCGGCGGCCGCCTTGTCACCGGAGGTGATCGTGAACGCCCCGAGCAACACGACCAGCCCGATCAGCACGGCGTAGAGACCTGGCATTAGCGCCTTGTCTGCGACCCGGCCGCCCAGGAAGTTGCCCAGCGTCATGCCGAGCCCGGCCAACACCAGCATCCCGGTCGCGCCGGTCGGGGAGAAGCCGGACACGTCGGTGAGGATCGGGGTCAGGTAGCTCAGGCACGCGAAGGTGCCGCCGAGACCGAAGGTCACGATCGCCAGTGCCAGCCACACCTGCGGGAGGCGGAACGCGGCCAGCTGCCCGCGCACCGAGGTCTGCGCGGGCTTCGGGCGGCCCTGGCGGGGAACCAGTCGGGCGATGGCGGCGACGGCGATGAGGCCGATGGCGGACACCACGGCGAAGGTGGCGCGCCAGCCGAACTGCTGGCCAAGTAGCGTGCCGAGCGGCACGCCGACGACGTTGGCCAGGGTGAGGCCCATGAACATAATCGAGACCGCCTTGGCGCGGTTGCCCGGCTTGACGAGGCTCGTGGCGACGACGGCGCCCGCGCCGAAGAAAGCGCCGTGCGGCAGTCCGGCGAGGAACCGGAGGACCGTGCCGATCTCCGCGTTCGGGGCCAGCGCGAAGAGCAGGTTGCCGAGCGCGAAGAGGCCCATCGTGGCGACGAGCATGGTCTTGCGGGGCAGCCGCGCCCCCAGGATCGTCAGTGCCGGGGCCCCGATCACGACTCCGAGCGCGTAGCCCGTGATCAGGTTGCCGGCGGTGGGGATCGAAACGCCGAAGTCGGCGGCCACCTGCGGCAGCACGCCCATCATGACGAACTCGGTCGTGCCGATGCCGAAGGCGCCGACGGCCAGTGCGAGCAGCGCGATGGGCACAGTTCTCCTCTCTGGGAAGGGGATCAGCGGTGGTGCGGCAGGACGTGATGCCGCGATCGGGACATGGGGGAGACCTTTGGGTTCTGGATCGATTCAGTCCGAGTCCGGAAACGCAGGCGGCCGGATTGGGGGCCATGTCACCGTGGGTTGTCTGCTATCCAGTCTCAACGCGGAGTGTCGGCCCTGTCCACCCGGAAAGGCGTGAGTCGAACCACGGTGCGTAGTGGTCGATGCCGGATCCTCACTCAATAGAGTGAGGCGATGGTCGTGAGACGCGGATGGCCACCATCGTCCTTTGTGGACCTGCGATGTGGGTTCCGGTGCGGCGCTCGCCCGCGAGACAGCGCCGCAGATGGCCTAGCATCGCTGGTCGGCGGAAGGACGGGAGGCA
This genomic interval carries:
- a CDS encoding helix-turn-helix domain-containing protein, whose product is MVAAVHGGMAQVEAVRVFAVAPQSVSRWVQVWRKQGSKGSCRASAGSQAR
- a CDS encoding LacI family DNA-binding transcriptional regulator, yielding MGWRASSAARALSNDRAANVGIVHARSPEMLRTEPFFMQMVAGLEQTLSVDGFSLQLALAAETETELAIYRRWWAERRVDSGGSTAWCSQTSGCPTRARSCCASWGRLPCSSALKDSVAQFRSCGQFEVEGGEVGGSGASQGCAGPPRVESDEVDGGGGEDVSQVGFG
- a CDS encoding LacI family DNA-binding transcriptional regulator is translated as MKRPTIIDIARAVGASKAAVSYALNGRAGVSPETRERILDVAA
- a CDS encoding AI-2E family transporter, translated to MANHSSDLATPDGERAGWLPRGLVVLLGMASAVVVIAGVRAAAWLIAPTFLALVIVIATNPVPAWLVRKGCPRWLATAVLVVLVYAVLITFALVVFVSVARLAEILPHYAQRADALGAEMAQALAKFGIGPEQIKTAASKVNYTNLAGIVGGLLSGVASVSTNLVFLLALLLFLGIETSGVGRRLGIVSDRHPRMAGALGGFICGTRSYLVVSTVFGLIVAVLDTIALALLGVPLPVLWGLLAFVTNYIPNVGFIIGLVPPVLLALLQGGWQLAVVVAVVYAGLNFIVQSLVQPRFVGEAVGLSVTVTLLSLVFWTWVVGPLGAVLAIPLTLLVKALLVDSDPRAAWAYAFLVSDRVSTEEINRRWRRGE
- a CDS encoding DUF7144 family membrane protein, whose translation is MTTHGARRTHTGWVGWVYFAAVVLLLAGIVQVINGVIAFARSGMTYVMPAGAVQISYAGVGWSFLITGAVLVLTGIGLFGGRTWARAVAIVMAMISVLANLAFITAYPLWSAVVIVLDVIVIYALAAHGREVSRR
- a CDS encoding pyridoxal-phosphate dependent enzyme, giving the protein MTGPPPVWIVLGAGTGASSRAVGRYLRYHGFPTRVAVVDPEQSAYFPGWATNCADYATGMPSSIEGIGRPRMEPAFDAASVDPVIPVPDVASVAAMRYFAATTGLHPALPPARTCGARSTCCPACARRARRARW
- a CDS encoding MFS transporter, which encodes MPIALLALAVGAFGIGTTEFVMMGVLPQVAADFGVSIPTAGNLITGYALGVVIGAPALTILGARLPRKTMLVATMGLFALGNLLFALAPNAEIGTVLRFLAGLPHGAFFGAGAVVATSLVKPGNRAKAVSIMFMGLTLANVVGVPLGTLLGQQFGWRATFAVVSAIGLIAVAAIARLVPRQGRPKPAQTSVRGQLAAFRLPQVWLALAIVTFGLGGTFACLSYLTPILTDVSGFSPTGATGMLVLAGLGMTLGNFLGGRVADKALMPGLYAVLIGLVVLLGAFTITSGDKAAAAVTVFLIGTAGFMVAPIMQAVVMEKAGRAPALVSAALQSAFNVANSIGAYAGGLAIAHGLGLLSPNLVGSALSVLGLALAVVSATLERNAKRKPATVRRITPEDRVVRAEPQLVAA